GCCCAGGTCCTGCGCGCCGTGCGCTCCATCTCGGACAAGGCGCAGTTGGAGGCGTTCGCCACGCTGCTCCCGGAGGACCAGCTGGAAGTGCTGCAGTACCTCGCGGAGGGCTTCACCCCGGACGACGTCTACCGGGACGTCGTCACGGTGCGCCGTCCGTCCGGCTCCCCGTCCGAGCCGATCGAGGACCTGGCCACCGTCATCGCGAACACCGCGGCACGCATCCGGATCGTCACCGGGGCGGAGGAGCTGGAGGAGGTTCTGGAGAAGCCGTTCGCCGCCTGGCGCGTCTTCTTGCACCCGTCCCAGCGGCGCGTCGCCTTCCGCACGTCCTACGGCGGCCCGGTCCAGGTGACCGGCGGTCCGGGCACAGGCAAGACGGTCGCCGCTCTGCACCGCGTCAAGCATCTACTGGGCCGCTCCGACGACAGTCGGATCCTGCTCGCGACGTACACCAACGCGCTCGCCGCCGGCCTGCGCGACAACCTCGACCTGCTCCTCGACGGCGAGGAGGCACTGCTCGGACGGGTCGACGTCACCACCGTCGACGCCTACGCCAACGGATTCGTACGCAGCCAGGACTCGCGCGTACCGGTGCCGCTCGGCGACCGGGAGCAACAACAGCTGTGGGGCAGGGTCGCCAAGCGGCTCGACCTGCCGTTCACCGAGAGATTCCTCGCACAGGAGTACCGTCACGTGGTACTGGGCCAGAACCTGCGCGACCTCGACTCCTACCTCGCAGCCTCCCGCAACGGGCGGGGGACCGGGTTGGGACCGGGCCGGCGCAAGCTGCTGTGGGAGGGCGTCGAGCTCTTCGAACAGACCCTGCGCGACCACGGCGAGACCAGCCACCTGCGCATCTGCGCCCGGGCCGCCGACCTGCTCTCCCAACGGGGGCCGACGCATCAGCACGTCGTCGTCGACGAGGCCCAGGACCTGCACCCGGCCCAGTGGCGGGTGCTGCGCGCGGCCGTCGCCACCGGCCCCGACGACCTGTTCCTCACCGGCGACCCGCACCAGCGCATCTACGATTCGCGCGTCACACTCAGCTCCCTCGGCATCCAGACCTCGGGCCGCAGCTTCCGACTGCGCGTCAACTACCGTTCCACCGAAGAGATTCTGGCCTGGTCGGCGAGGCTGCTCGCCCCGGTTGCGGTCGACTCCCTCGAAGGCGACGGCACCGACTCCCTCGCCGGCTACCGCTCGCTGTTGCACGGCCGTCGGCCGGAGACGCACGGTTACCCGAACCGGCAGCAGGAGGTGACGGCACTCGTCGAACAGATCCAGCAGTGGATCGCGGACGGCATCGCACCGGGCGAGATCGGCGTCTGCGCCCGCTTCAACCTGGCCCTGGACAAGGCCGCGGAGAAGCTGAAAGCGGCTGGGGTGCCGATCGCCCGCGTCAAGGGACAGGTCATGACCGGCAATCCCGGAGTGCGGCTGGCGACGATGCACTTCATGAAGGGGCTGGAGTTCCGGGCGGTCGCCGTTCTCGGCGCGTCGGCTGATGCCGTACCTTTCTCCCGGGAAATCACACCTGCCGATGCCGACCCGCTGCAGCACCAGTCCGACCTGCTGCGTGAACGCTGTCTGCTGTTCGTCGCCTGCACCCGCGCACGGGAAGCACTTCGGGTGACATGGAGCGGGGAGCCCAGCCCGTTCCTCCCACCCTCGGAACGAACGTGAGGACCCCTGGACTCCGGAGGAAGGGGCGTACGCCCGCGGCCGTCAGTGCGATCCGGTGCGGAGCAGCAGGAGCGCACGTTTCTACCCCGCCCCGACGCGCACGCCGTGGCGCGCCGATCACTCCTTTGACCTCCGAAGCTTGGAGGCGGGGATACGCTTTTTGCCCATGTCGGTGATCAGGCCAGCCGCCTTGAATGTGAGATTGAGGGCGACCGTCTCAGGAACCTGCCGGGTGGGACCGAGATGTCCGGTGATGTAGTCACCCATCCGGACCTCAGGATCCAGACGCTTGAGAACCATGTAGGCGATGGACTCGGCCTCGACCTCGTTGCGTGCATGTAGCTCCTCGGCCTCCTTGTCCGAGGAAGGCTTCACGTACCGGTCGGACCAGGTTCCCCCAGGGCCGGCGCCGAGGTGTCCGCAGAACAGGTGGCCGAGCTCGTGGGCAAGCGTGGCGTACCGGTCCAGCAGTGGCAGGTTCTGGTTGACCTCGATCTCGAACAGCATCGGGTATGCCTCCGGCCTGTCTCCAGGCCTGCTGCCAGGACGCTCGACCAGTCCGTGCTGCCTGCTGCGGTACGTACGCCCGCAGGAGGTGGCCCCGTGGTTGACCAGGGTGAGCCGGATCCCCAGGGGCGCGAGGTTCGTCTCGGTGTGACGCCAGACCTCGGCCACCTCCTTCTCCTCGGCTCGGGAGGACACCGACACCGGGGCCGTGATCGCCTTGGGCAGCGGCAGGGCCCCGGGCAGGGCCTCGGTGTCCCCGACGTCGTACACGAGCATGTAGGGCCCACGGGGCTGGAAGATCAGCAGCGGCTGGGCGCCGGGCTTGAGCACCCGCCGGTACTTCGACTTCCACTCCGAGGAGGACAGAACATACCGCGCTCCCGGCTTCTGGATGTGGACCACCATCGCGTTGAAGGGTGCATACCGCTTGAACCGGCCGACGAACTCGAGCATCCGCAGGTAGTCCGATGACGAACGATAGCGCTGGGCGCCACGGACGAGGTCGTCGATCGAGGCCTTGGCCAGGTTCTCCTGGGAGGCTTCGACCTCCTCCTCCCACGGCAGATCGAGCCCGAGCTGCCCGATCTCCGGGTCCTCGGCCTTGAGGGGAATCTCGCGCAACCGCTTCCAGTCTGTGAGTTGCCCTTCCGCCCAGCCAGGTTCGACCATGTGCGCAAACGACAGCAGCCCGGTCACGTGGGCGTCCAACGCCGCCAGATCCTTGAAGTTCTGGTGCCGGCGATGCTGCTCCACACCGAACGAGGCCGCCCCTCGCACATGCTTGGTGATGCGGCGCTTGTACTCGCGCGTCAGGCGGGGAACAGGGCCGTCGACGAGGATGCCCAGCACACTGCGGCGTGCGCCGGGGCGGGCGACATAGGTCTTCTTCGTGTTGATTCTCATGCCCAGCGGTTCCAGAGCCTTCTTCACTCCGGCCACAAGACGGTCGACGACGTCGTGGTGGACGAGCGCACGGCTGGAGAAGTACAGGTCGTCGCTGTAGCGGGTGTAGCGCAGCCCCAAGGACTCCGCCTGGTGGGTGACGACAGCGTCGACGCCCCGCATGACGATGTTCGACAGGTACCCGCTTGTCGGCGCACCCTGCGGCAGGAACCCCTCGCGGGTGTGCTTGTGGACCAGGCTTGGCCGACGCACATCGAAGCTCTGTCCGGTGGCCTCCAGATACACGTTGCGATACCCGGTGCCACGGTTCGTCCAGGTCTCGCTCGGCGCAGGTGGCGACACCGTGACCAGCCGGACCATGGTGTACGTGCCCAGAGTGCGGCCCGTACGCCGCAAACCGATCTCCGGACGGCCGTTGTCCCTCACAAGATCGATCCGGTATTCGCGCTCCGTCGGACGAGTCCAGGCATCCTTCAGAGCGGCATGGACGTGTCGTTCCCGGATGCTCCCGAAGAAGTCGGCAATGTCCAGGCGAATCACGGTGTGGGCGCGCAGGTGAACAGCAGCGCAGTCCACGACCGAGCGACCACCTCGGTAGGCGAACGCCGCCGGGTGCGGCTGGGACTCGGCCGGAAGCGTTTCCAGCCGGGCAAGGATCTCCTGCTGCATCCCGGACAACCTCGGAACCGGGGCATGCAGGGCCCTCAGCCCACCACTGCGCTTGGGGATCCGATGCTCGATGTACGGGTAGATCGCGCCGCTGACCACCGCCTTGAGAAACTGCGCCGGGGTCAAGTCCGCGAAGTCGTCTGCCGTCGTCACCGAGCCGCCTCGTTCCCGCTTGTGAGACGCAGTCGGCGAGCCTCACCTTGAGCGTTCCACCGCCCCTTCCCGGGCGGTCCGCTGTATCCCTCCGCCACCCCGTGCAAGCACGGGGCCCGACCCCGGGCGCCTGATGTGATCAGCACCGAACGCCCCGGACCGGAGGGCCCATCGCCAGGGATGGGTTCCTGAGACCCGCCGACTGCGTGAATCAGATCGTAGTCCCCCACACGTCGAACTCATCGCGGAGGGCCGCCTGCTGACACACCGAACCCGCTGTCTCGTTCGGCTCCGAACCCTGTCGGACCCCACCCGCCCGGCATCGACGTTTTGAGGAGCTACTGCTGACGGAGCAACTGCTCGCTGAGTCTGCATCCTGGTAGGTGCCCCGGCGTACACGGTCGCCCAGGGTGGCCGGACAGCGGGCGCAGAGCATCCGGGCGGGCCGGCCGCGTTGTCCGACGGCTTCGTCGAGGGCGGTCCGGACGTCGCGGGTGGTCCCACCTGCCGCTCTACGGCCTGGGCCTGCTGGTGGTGGGCGCGCACAGTGAGCGCCCCCCGCTGCCGCTGTCGCCGGCCGCAGAGCGGCAGGTCAGCCGACCGCGAGCTTCGCGGCGCCGCCGAGGCGGATCACGGCGCCCGGCCCGCCCGGGGCG
The sequence above is a segment of the Kitasatospora sp. NBC_00240 genome. Coding sequences within it:
- a CDS encoding RNA-directed DNA polymerase: MTTADDFADLTPAQFLKAVVSGAIYPYIEHRIPKRSGGLRALHAPVPRLSGMQQEILARLETLPAESQPHPAAFAYRGGRSVVDCAAVHLRAHTVIRLDIADFFGSIRERHVHAALKDAWTRPTEREYRIDLVRDNGRPEIGLRRTGRTLGTYTMVRLVTVSPPAPSETWTNRGTGYRNVYLEATGQSFDVRRPSLVHKHTREGFLPQGAPTSGYLSNIVMRGVDAVVTHQAESLGLRYTRYSDDLYFSSRALVHHDVVDRLVAGVKKALEPLGMRINTKKTYVARPGARRSVLGILVDGPVPRLTREYKRRITKHVRGAASFGVEQHRRHQNFKDLAALDAHVTGLLSFAHMVEPGWAEGQLTDWKRLREIPLKAEDPEIGQLGLDLPWEEEVEASQENLAKASIDDLVRGAQRYRSSSDYLRMLEFVGRFKRYAPFNAMVVHIQKPGARYVLSSSEWKSKYRRVLKPGAQPLLIFQPRGPYMLVYDVGDTEALPGALPLPKAITAPVSVSSRAEEKEVAEVWRHTETNLAPLGIRLTLVNHGATSCGRTYRSRQHGLVERPGSRPGDRPEAYPMLFEIEVNQNLPLLDRYATLAHELGHLFCGHLGAGPGGTWSDRYVKPSSDKEAEELHARNEVEAESIAYMVLKRLDPEVRMGDYITGHLGPTRQVPETVALNLTFKAAGLITDMGKKRIPASKLRRSKE
- a CDS encoding UvrD-helicase domain-containing protein yields the protein MPRLAFANSFWDGYDTLEKPIRAGVRKAMAKFQALSAAELNADKGLHLESVENSRDPRMRTIRITGFWRGVVLAPDDGSDVFLLVNVLPHDHAYSWAAKRLYSANTATRALEVRNAVAIDQLTPMYEEVARKAPELLFEKVSDRALHELGIDAQVLRAVRSISDKAQLEAFATLLPEDQLEVLQYLAEGFTPDDVYRDVVTVRRPSGSPSEPIEDLATVIANTAARIRIVTGAEELEEVLEKPFAAWRVFLHPSQRRVAFRTSYGGPVQVTGGPGTGKTVAALHRVKHLLGRSDDSRILLATYTNALAAGLRDNLDLLLDGEEALLGRVDVTTVDAYANGFVRSQDSRVPVPLGDREQQQLWGRVAKRLDLPFTERFLAQEYRHVVLGQNLRDLDSYLAASRNGRGTGLGPGRRKLLWEGVELFEQTLRDHGETSHLRICARAADLLSQRGPTHQHVVVDEAQDLHPAQWRVLRAAVATGPDDLFLTGDPHQRIYDSRVTLSSLGIQTSGRSFRLRVNYRSTEEILAWSARLLAPVAVDSLEGDGTDSLAGYRSLLHGRRPETHGYPNRQQEVTALVEQIQQWIADGIAPGEIGVCARFNLALDKAAEKLKAAGVPIARVKGQVMTGNPGVRLATMHFMKGLEFRAVAVLGASADAVPFSREITPADADPLQHQSDLLRERCLLFVACTRAREALRVTWSGEPSPFLPPSERT